Proteins from a single region of Thunnus maccoyii chromosome 23, fThuMac1.1, whole genome shotgun sequence:
- the LOC121891257 gene encoding T-cell ecto-ADP-ribosyltransferase 1-like, translated as TPQRGASASQPSGPFPLDMVTESVDDMYFGCTKEMEKKVKEEYFNKENVGKVAEALKDKKVKQCVDDGKKQGNNVLSEDHIQAICVYTSTYIYDQFNTAVRTSKNIYSSSFQLHSLHFWLTTAIQTLNKNYECQTTYRRTTAVFTGKVNNIIRFGTFASSSFRTDLTDFGSETCFQIKTCSGAYVKPYSVFPKQEEVLIPPYETFKITKTVEGRGQFKDLSDCNRVFILESAGGKSELNCKAAGLKESKPYSYPLTKKMP; from the coding sequence ACCCCCCAGCGCGGTGCCTCTGCCTCCCAGCCCTCCGGCCCATTTCCACTGGACATGGTTACTGAATCTGTTGATGACATGTACTTTGGCTGCACCAAGGAGATGGAGAAGAAGGTCAAGGAAGAATATTTCAACAAAGAGAATGTGGGAAAAGTTGCAGAAGCCTTGAAagataaaaaagtaaaacaatgtgTAGATGATGGTAAAAAGCAGGGAAATAATGTTCTCTCTGAAGACCACATCCAGGCAATCTGTGTTTATACATCCACCTACATTTATGATCAATTCAATACAGCAGTCCGGACCAGTAAGAACATCTATAGCAGCTCCTTCCAACTCCATTCTTTACATTTCTGGCTGACTACTGCCATACAAACCCTGAATAAGAATTATGAGTGTCAGACTACTTATCGAAGAACCACAGCTGTGTTCACTGGCAAAGTTAACAACATAATTCGGTTTGGTACGTTTGCCTCCAGCTCTTTCAGAACAGACCTTACAGACTTTGGTAGCGAGACCTGCTTTCAAATTAAGACCTGTTCAGGAGCTTACGTGAAGCCTTATTCAGTGTTTCCAAAGCAGGAAGAGGTTCTTATCCCCCCCTATGAAACATTCAAGATAACCAAAACTGTTGAAGGTCGGGGTCAATTTAAAGATCTGAGTGATTGTAACAGGGTCTTTATTTTGGAGAGTGCAGGAGGTAAGAGTGAGCTAAACTGCAAGGCTGCAGGCTTAAAAGAGAGCAAACCTTACTCCTACCCCTTGACGAAGAAAATGCCATAA